The genomic region GCGCACGCCGGGCATGACATCCACGCCATCGACCCACACCGGATGTTCGCTGAGATTGCGCAAGGCGACATGCAAAACTGCCCTGTTCTCGGTATTGTTGATTTTCTCGCCGTTGAACATCTTGTCGCGCCAGCCGGCAATATCAGCTTCTTCGGCCAGTTTCACCAGCAAACGCATGGTTTCGGCAGTAATGCGGTTTTTGGAATAGTCCAGCAGCAGATCGCCCAGTTGCAGTGAAAAGCGTTCGAATCGTTGCGGATCCTGCGCAAACATATCGCGCATATGCTGGTGGCGCACTGTTTCGTAATGCTGCCGTAACTGCTGGCAAATCGGTCGGTGCAAAGGCACATTAGACGGCGGCGTTTCAGTATATGAAGGCATGACTGGAATAGTAGACATTCTATTTCCTCATTAACTTAAGCATATAAACTACCAAGCAATACACAGGCCAAATTCATCGTCCTTGAAATATATTACAAACAACACCATTTCAATATTGCGGTTTCCGGCACGTCATGATATAAATAAGAATCTTTCTCATTTAACAAAAAATGAACACTTCACTTGACCATCTCCATCCCAACCAAAGCGGTACGATCATCGCCATAGAAGCGGGAGCGGAACTGACGCGGCGCATGTCGGCCCTGGGTTTACGGCTGGGACGGCGGGTCGAAGTGCTACGCATCGCACCCTGGCAAGGGCCGTTACAAATCCGCGTGGGTCATACCGAACTCATGATCCGCCGTACTGATGCAGCCAAAATCAATATTCAGCTAAGCGCCTAAATCCTATGAAACGCATCGCCCTGCTAGGAATGCCCAATACCGGCAAATCGACTTTTTTCAATCGCCTGACCGGCGCCGGGGCACGGGTAGGCAATTGGCCCGGTATCACGGTCGATCTGCTTTCAGCCAAAGTGCTGCTGGCCGGCAGCATGGTCGAAATAGTCGATTTGCCTGGCATTTATAACCTGCATGGTTTTTCGGACGACGAACAGGTAGTGCGGCACTTTCTTGAATCCCAGGCGGTCAACGGTCTGGTTGTCATTCTTAACGCTACCCAGCTGGATCGCCAGCTTGCATTATTATTACAGCTTAAATCGCTCAAAGTTCCATTGACACTAGTGCTCAACATGGCTGACGAAGCCAAGCAAATGGGCATCAAAATCGATCTGGAACGTCTCGCCGCAGATCTCGGCGTCGCGGTCACCATGATCAGCGCGAAATACGGCCAGGGCTTTGGCAGCATACGCGGTGCCATCGAAACCGTACTGCACGATCAGCCTAAGGCCATGCACGCCAACAGCGACGCCTTCCATCAGGATGACAACATCGAGGCCGAACTGGATCGCATCATCAGCGATACGGTCACCACCCCCATCACGCTGCCGCCTGATCTGAGCCGCCGGCTGGATAAGGTGCTGCTGCACCCCTGGCTGGGCCTGCCATTATTCTTCATTACTGTATTCCTGCTGTTTCAGCTCGTCTATGGGATAGGCACCCCATTGCAGGATGGCGCCGGCTGGTTGCTGGACCAATTCAAGACCGGCATACTCGAACCCGCACTCAGTCATGCGCCAGCCGCTCTCAAAAGCTTTATCGTCGAAGGACTGTTCGACGGAGTCGGTACGGTATTGACCTTTCTGCCTATCATCGTTGTGTTCTTCATGTTCATGGCGATCATTGAGGACAGCGGCTACCTGGCGCGCGCCGCTTATCTGATGGATGCGGTGATGGCTAAACTGGGCCTGGACGGGCGTTCTTTCGTCATGCAGCTGATGGGTTTCGGCTGTAACGTGCCCGCCCTGATGGGTACGCGTGTGATGCGTTCGCGTGCGCTGCGCCTGCTGACGATGATGGTGATACCGTTCTCACTGTGTTCCGCCAGATTGCAGGTATTCCTGTTCTTCACCACCGCCATTTTCGCGCCACGCGCCGCCGCTGTAGTGATGTTCTCACTGTATCTGATGAGTTTTCTGATGGCGTTCCTGACCGCGCTGGTATGGCGCGGCAAATATCGCAGCCATGAACCGCTGCTGCTGGAACTGCCGCCGTACCGCTTCCCCACCTTCAAACAGCTGCTGGCGCAAGGCTGGCAGCAGTCGGGGCATTTCATCCGTGGCGCCTCCGGCTTCATTATCGCCGGCGTCATCATCGTCTGGGCGCTGACGCATTATCCGTTCAACGTGCCGCCAGCCAGTCCCACTACGCTGGCCGGTCAGCTGGCGAGCTGGATGGAGCCGATCTTCGCGCCGCTGGGCATCGATCGCCTGCTGTCGGTCGCACTGCTGTTCGGCTTCATTGCCAAGGAAATCGTCATCGGCGCGCTCGCCGTGATTTACGGCGCGGGACAAAACAATCTGGCCGGCATCATCGCCGGACAACTGGACTGGGTACAAGCCTACAGCTTCATGCTGTTTACCCTGATCTACACGCCATGCCTGTCAACCGTCGCGGTGCTCAAGCAGGAATCGAAGAGCAACTGGTTCACCGTAATCGCGGTAGCGTGGCCACTGGGCCTGGCATGGGTGGTGAGCTTCGCGTTCTATCAGGGTGCGCGGGCGCTGGGGCTGTAACGGGCAGGCGCGTTACAGCACGCCACGCTCCATCTCTTGCAGATAGATAAATTCCGGAGCTTTTACGCCTGCCTTGCGCCTGATCTCTATCAGCTCGGGCGACTCAAGGAAACGCCGGGCCTGCTCCAGCGATGACCACACTGAGAAATGAACGATGCGATTCTCATCGTCATCATAACGCAGCAACTGGTAGCTGATTTCACCGGCATTTTTTCTCATGACGGCAGCCTGATCAAAAACAGCCTTCCATGCTGGATATGCCTCGACCTCATGAATAATCAAAACATGCTGCATGCGACTCCTTAGCGCCACTCCTTCGGCAAATAATAATCACCGTAGCTGTCCTCATCCATCGGCACTTCGATCACGCCTTTTGATAAGGTCTGCTGCGGCACGCCGCCGGTAATCGACGGGAAAGCGATCACCAACACCACCATCGCCAGCTGGATCAGCACGAACGGAATCGCGCCACGATAGATATCGGTGGTCTTGATATCCTTGGGTGCGACGCTTCGCAGATAGAACAGCGCAAATCCGAACGGCGGATGCATGAACGAGGTTTGCATGTTAATGCCGATGAGCACGCCGAACCACACCAGATCGATGCCCAGCTTCTGTGCAACCGGCGCCAGCAGCGGGATGATGATGAAGGCGATCTCGAAAAAATCGAGGAAGAATGCCAGCACGAACACCAGCAAATTCACCACGATCAAAAAGCCCAGCGCGCCGCCAGGCAGACCGGTCAGCAGGTGCTCCACCCACAGGTCACCGTTGACGCCGCGAAACACCAGACTGAATACCGTGGAGCCGATGAGGATGAACAGCACGAAACTGGATAACCGCGTGGTGGTATCCATGGCCTGTTTCAACATATCCAGCGGCAAACGGCGCTTGATCCAGGCCAGCACCAATGCACCCGTCGCACCCATCGCACCACCTTCAGTCGGTGTCGCCCAACCCAGGAATATCGTGCCCAGCACCAGGAAGATCAGCAACAATGGCGGCATGATCGACAGCATCGCACTGCGCCATAACGCCCAGCCGCGCAAAGTGCGGGCGGTGAGCGGCAAAGCCGGCGCCGCGACAGGTTTTATCAGTGTAACCATGAACACAAACAGCACGTAGAAACCGGTCAGCACCAGACTCGGCACCAGAGCGCCCTTGTAGAGATCGCCCACCGACACCCCCAGCTGGTCGGCCAGCACGATCAGCACCAGACTGGGCGGGATGATCTGCGCCAACGTACCGGAAGCCGCGATCACGCCGGTCGCCAGTCGCGTATCGTAACCGTAACGCACCATGATCGGCAGCGAAATCAGCCCCATGGCAATCACTGAAGCGGCTACCACGCCAGTGGTGGCCGCCAGCAAGGCGCCGACGAAAATCACTGCATAAGCCAGCCCGCCGCGGATCGCACCGAACAGCTGGCCGACGCTATCCAGCAGCTCCTCTGCCATGCCGCTGCGTTCCAGTATCAGTCCCATGAAAGTAAAGAACGGGATCGCCAGCAGGGTCTGATTGGCCATGATGCCGAGCACGCGCTCGGGCAGCGCCTGCATCAGGCTCATATCAAAAAAGCCGAGCTTCATGCCTATCGCGGCAAACAGCAGCCCGTTCGCCGCCAGCGAGAATGCCACCGGGTATCCCATCAGCAGCACGATCACCAGGCCCGCAAACATCGCGGGCGCCATCCACTCCATGCTCATGCCGTATGCTCCCTGGCCGCCTTGTACCCGGACAGCACGGCAATATTCCTGATCAATTCAGCCACGCCCTGCAGCGCCAACAGACTGAAACCGGCTGGAATGAGCAGTTTCACCGGCCAGCGCAGCAATCCCCCTGCATCCGGCGACATCTCGCCGCTCTGCCAGGCGCTGACAAACATCGGCCAGCCGAACCAGATAATCAGCAGCGAGAACGGCAATAGAAACAGCACGGTGCCGACGATCTCCAGCCATGCCTGCGCCCTTGGCGACAGGCGGCCATGGATGAAATCGATACGCACATGGCCGTTGTGTTTTAGTGTATAACCTGCACCCAGCAGGAATAGCGCACCGAACAGATACCACTGAATTTCCAGTCCGGCATTCGAGCTTTCGCCAAGGCCGTAGCGCACCAGCGCATTGCCCGCCGAAATCAGCGTTGCCAGCAGTACCAGCCACTTGATACTGCGCCCCACCCACTCATTCAGCGCGTCTATGGCGTGCGCAATCCGTAACCATCCTTGCATCGTCGATCAGTCCCCGGCTACGGTCATCTGTGCGACCAGAATCGAGCCGGTCTGCTTGGAACCGCGGGTTTCCGTGTCGGTACCGATTGCAACAATGTCCTTGAACATTTGTTTGAGATTGCCGGCGATGGTGATTTCCTCCACCGGATATTGAATCACCCCGTTTTCCACCCAGAACCCGGCGGCACCGCGAGAATAATCGCCTGTCACCATATTGGTGCCGTGGCCGAGCAACTCGGTTACCAGCAGGCCTGTCCCCATTTTTCGCAGCAGTCCGGCAAAGTCTTCACCGGTATTGCTCACCAGCAGATTGTGATTGCCTCCGGCATTGCCGGTGGTCTGCATGCCCAGTTTCCGGGCGCTGTAGCTGCCCAGGAAATAACCCTGCAACACGCCGTCCCTGATCACTTCGCGATCGACGGTCGCCACGCCTTCATTGTCAAACGGGCTGCTGGCGAGGCCGCGCAACAAATGCGGCCGTTCGCCGATCTGCAGCCATGCCGGGAATATGCTCTGCCCCAGGCTGTCCAGCAGGAACGACGATTTGCGATACAGGCTGCTGCCGCTGATCGCCGACACAAAACTCGACAGCAATCCTGCCGCGACCGGCGCTTCGAACAGCACCGGCACCTGACAGGTTTTTACCTTGCGCCCGTCCAGACGCCGCACCGTACGCTCGCCGGCACGCCGGCCGACTTCCTCCGCAGACAGCAAATCCGCTGCCCGCCGTGCCGAGGTATACCAGTAATCGCGCTGCATGCCTTGTTCCGACTCGGCGATCACCGCGCAGCTCACGCCGTGACGCGAGGTCGGGTATCCTGCCGAAAAACCCAGGCTGTTGCCATACACGAACAAGGAATTCTGCGTGTTGACGCTGGCTCCCTCCGAATTACTGATGCGCGGGTCCGCAGCCAGGGCGGCAGCTTCGCATACGCCCGCCATGGCGATGGCTTCGTCTATCGATTGCGTCCACGGGTGGAACAGATCCAGCTCCGGGAACACCGTCGCCAGCCGGTCGGCGTCGGGCAAGCCGGCGAAGGCATCCTCCGCGGTATAGCGCGCGATCGTCAGCGCTTTGTCTACCGTATCCAGCAGTGCCTGCCGGCTGAAATCCGAAGTGGAAGCATTGCCGCGGCGCTGACCGATATACACCGTCACGCCGATACCCTTGTCGCGGTTATATTCTATGGTCTCGACTTCACCTTTACGCACCGTCACCGACTGCCCCATACCCTCCGATGCTTCAGCCGCACAGGCTGTTGCACCTTGCTGCTTGGCGTAGTCCAGCATGTCCTGCACCAGGGATTGCAATTCGTTTTTAGTATGGCTAAATTGATCAGACACGAAAACTCCAGACTAAGAAAGACTAAAAACGTTATCATAGCAACATTTAGGCGATATCTGAGTACCATGGAAGAAATTGAAGACGAAATCCCCGTCATCAGCAAAAGCGAGATCAAGCGTCAGATGACCGCTTTGCAAAAGCTCGGGGAAGAACTGATCGCGCTGCCCAAGGGCAAGCTCGACAAACTCGATTTGCCGGAAAACCTGCGCGATGCGATTGATGCCGCGAAGCGTATTACGGCGCACGGCGGACTGAGCCGGCAAAAGCAGTATATCGGACGCCTGATGCGCATCATCGATGCCCGGCCTATCGCCGAACAACTGGAGAAATGGCGCAACCATCATAGCGAAGAAAATGCCGTATTCCACCAGATGGAACACTGGCGCACGCGGCTGATCGAAGACGACACCGCCATCACCCTGTTCATTGCCGATCATCCCGGCGTCGACGTGCAGCAATTGCGTACGCTGGTACGTAACGCACGCAGGGAAGCCAGCCAGCAGCAGCCTCCGAAGAGCAGCCGCGCCTTGTTCAAGCTGATCCGCAGCATTTTTGAGCAGGATCATCCGGAACTCGCTGCGCCTGCCGAAGACGGCGCGGATACTGAAGACGCGTAAGGAACCATGCAAATTCGGGGGTTTCGGTTTATAATATGCAGCTAATATACGCCCCCGATGAGGACGAATAGATGCAGAGAACCATGTTGAAGTCGAAGCTGCACCGAGTGCGCGTCACGCAGTCCGAGCTGCATTACGAAGGTTCCTGTGCCATTGACGACACGCTGCTGGAAGCAGCCGATATTCGCGAATATCAGCAAATCGACATTTACAACGTCACCAATGGCGAGCGCTTCACCACCTACGCGATTCGTGCCGAACGCGATTCCGGCACCATTTCCGTCAATGGCGCGGCGGCGCACAAAGCCAGCCCCGGCGATATTCTGATCATCGCCACTTACGCCACATACAACGAAATCGAACTGGAAAGATTCGCACCGCAGCTGGTTTATGTGGATGAGGACAACCGCATCAAGAGCAGCCGCAACCATATTCCGGTGCAGGCGGCCCAGGCTTAACCAGCCTTCAACAATTGCTCGAATGCTGCCGGCGGCAGCGGCCGGGAATAAAAATAACCCTGAGCATAATCGCAGCCGCATTGCGTTAGCAAATCCCGCTGCTCCAAAGTTTCCACACCCTCGGCAATCACTTTCAGGCCCAGCTTGTGCGCCATCACCACAATCGCTTCGGACAAAGCCAGATCGCTGGGGTCGGTAGTGATATCGCGCACAAAGGTCTGGTCGATTTTCAGATAATCGATATCGAATTTTTTCAGATAGGACAGTGCGGAATACCCCGTACCGAAATCATCCATTGACACTTTGATTCCAGCATCTCTGAATGCCAGCAATTTATCCGAAATCGCGGAAGTCACATCGAGCAGCAAACTTTCCGTGATTTCCACCACCATATTTTTGCCGGGCAAGCCTATTGCCTGCAAATGCGCGAGCCAGCTGTCCATTTTGACGGTGTCGTCTTTAAACTGGATCGGCGACATATTCACGCTCACCTGGATGCTTTCTCCTGCGCGATCCGATTTCCAGCGCCGGGCCCAGTGCGCCGCTTCCTTGAATACCCAGTCGCCAATCGCCACAATCAGGCCGGTTTCCTCGGCCAGCGGAATAAACTCCGCCGGGTTTACCATGCCGCGCACAGGATGCTGCCAGCGGATCAGCGCTTCTGCCTTGGTGATTTTTCCCGTTGCCAGATTCACGATGGGCTGGAAATAGAGCTGAAACTGATTTTCGGCCAGCGCACCGCGCAAATCGCTTAACAAACTCAGACGGTTTCGCGCTTTTTCGCGCAGCTCGGAAGTATAAAAACTCAGCCGATTGCGCCCGGCATTTTTCGCAACATACATTGCCTGTTCTGCGCCCTTTAGCAAGTCTTCGGCATTCATCGCATCGGATGGATAAAAAGCGATGCCGATACTCGCCGAAATATAAATCGCGCTCTGATTTTCGATCAGCGTAAACGCCGTCACCAGTTTGGCGATAATCCGTTCCGCTATTCCGGCCACATATGCGCTATCCGGCGGCGCGAGCAAGATCACGGTAAACTCATCACCCCCCAGACGCCCCACCACATCTGTTTCATTCACACAGGATTTGATGCGCTGCGCAACCTCGACCAGCAGCTGATCGCCAATCTGATGCCCCAGCGTATCATTCACCTCCTTGAACTGATCCAGATCGATATACAGTACTGCCAGCGTCTGCTCATGATGACGAGCGTTACCGATTTCCTGCACCATGCACTGATGCAGCATATAGCGGTTGGGCAGTTCGGTAAGCATATCGTAATTCGCTTGCTTCCAGATCAGCTCTTCCGAGCGCACTTTGTCGGTGATGTCATAAAAAGTGGCCACAAAACAATAGGGGGCGTCATCTTCATCCAGCACGAGATTTATCGTCAGCCATTCCGGATATATTTCGCCATTCTTGCGTTTGCTCCATATTCTGCCCTGCCAATGCTGATACGCTTTTAACGAGCGCCATATCGATTTGTAGAATGCTTGAGTATGGCGGCCGGAGCTCAGTATTCTGGGGTTTTTGCCCATCACTTCATCTGCCGTATATCCGGTGATATGGGTATAAGCCTGATTGACGGAAATAATGCGATTGGAGGCATCGGTGACCATCATCGCCTGACTGCTGTACTGATATACCATCGAGGCAAGCTTTAATTCCTCTTCGAGTGTCTGCCGCTTCTTTTCCCGATCGAAGTTATCCAGCGCAAAAGAAATATCGCTGCACATTTCCTCAATCAGCTGAATGACCTCATGATCAAAAGCGCCTTGTTGTGAATGATGCACACTCAGTACGGCAAACGTCCTGCCGGCTCGCAGAATCGGAAAAGCTGCCGCAGAACGCCAGCCGACTTGCGCTGCGCGTTCCCTCCATGGCACGGTCATTTCATCAGCTTGAAAATCATTGATAACAACGATACGCCGCTCCCGGAATGTCGTGCCTACGGGTCCGCGGCCGGCAATCTCATTTTCGTTCGTTGAAATCATGATCTCATCGAGATATTCCTTGCCACATCCGTAACTCACAACCGGCCTGATCAAACTCGCGGTTTCATTCGCCTGACCTACCCAAGCCAGCGCGATGCCGCCAAATTCCACAGCCACCTTGCAAACCAGCGACAATAATTCAGTCTCGTCGCGCATGCGTACAATAGCCTGATTGACTTCGCTCAACGCCTTGTAAAAATTGGTAAGCCGGGCAATCTGCGCTTCATGCTTCTTTCTGAGCGTAATGTCATGAGCGATTGCCAGCAAAACCTGTTTGTCGTCCATTTCAACCAGACGCAGAAATAATGCGACCGGCAACGCCGTTTCGTCTTTACGCAGAAACGACATTTCAAAATCGACCGCCGATTGCTCCCCCATCGGCAAGGACGCCAGAAGCTGCTGACAATACTGGTCGGAAAACGCCGGATTCAGCTGGTTCGCCGACATGCCCAGCATCTCGCTTTGCGTATATCCGAGGCTTGCCATCAAACTATGATTAACAAACGTAAAACGCAGCGACTCCGGCTCCATCATGAATACCAATGATGGCGTCTTATCCAGAATGATTTGAGCTTGAACCAGCTTTGTCTTTAATGCGCTAATTTGTGATTGCATACCCTGCCTGAACTGAGATTCAGTAACGAATATTTGTTATTAAAAGCGGCACCAATACATCCCGATAACAAACGTTATCCGCAAATGCTTGTTTAATACAGACTTACTCTCCCCTTACAAAAAGTAACCTTACCAGATTTATGGTTTTTCACAAATGAAAATTGCATTAACGAATCTCCTGTTCATTTTAAACATTCAGACCGGGCACATGTTTTAATAAGCAAGCGTTTCTGCCGAAGCGTGCCAGGAGGTTCGATTCCGAGCAGTTTCGATTCATGGCTTTGTCGTGCTGATTAGCCAGTTATCGGTCCGATATGATATAACTTGACTCTCGCTAATAACCTGGCAGCGGATTATGCATCCTCGCAGCTGCGGTAACAGGCAAAATTATTTTTTCTTTTTTAAATTCGACGACACAGCCATGTTCGAACAGCGTTTGATACTATTACTCTCCCGCTTTAACAAGCTGCTGCATATCGCACTCGCCATTGCATTGGTGATTGCAAGCTTGATGATCGTGTGGCAATTCAGCGTGGAAGTGATTAGCGCTATCGTCCACGGCCATTTCGTCCGCGGTTTTTTGCAATCACTGGGTACATTATTTCTGGTATGGACTCTGTCCAGCCTTATTTCCGCGGAAATAAGCTATTTGCAGAACGGCATTTTTCAGGTCAGAGTCTTCATTGAGGTGGTGATCATCACCCTGCTGCGCCAGATTATCGTTGAACCGGTACAAATCGTCAGCGCCCAGCAAAACATGGTGGAAAGCTTTGATCTGTAGTAGTCGCGATCTGATCTGACAGTTCCCCGGTTTGACAGATGCAGCTGTCAGTTCAGATTCAGTTGTTCAATGTGGTGATTTTATCGTGCCATGCCTCCTTTCCGTCAATAAGTGTTTGCGTCGGAGTGCGGCCGCAGCACATCTTGCCCTGATGGGTGCGGTCATTGTTGTAATAAACCAGCCATTCATCCAGATCCGTTTGCAGCTCCGCGATTGACCGGTAAATCTTGCGCCGGAACGCGACCTGATAGAACTCCTGCAGGATGGTCTTGTGGAAGCGTTCACAGATGCCGTTGGTCTGCGGATGATTGGCTTTGGTCCTGGTATGCTCGATGTCATTCAAGGCCAGATAGAGCTGATAGTCATGGGATTCCGGTTTGCCGCAATATTCGGTGCCGCGATCCGTCAGGATGCGTATCATCCCCATGTTCTGCTCGGCGAAGAATGGCAGCACCCGGTCATTAAGCAGATCGGCTGCGGTGATCGGCATTTTGGTCGTGTAGAGTTTGGCCGCTGCCCACTTCGAATAGGTGTCAACGAAGGTCTGCTGGTAAATCCGGCCGACGCCTTTGAGGGTGCCCACATAGAACGTATCCTGGCTGCCGAGATAGCCTGGGTGAGCCGTTTCAATCTCGCCATGCGCCACATCGTCGTCCTGTTTCTTTTCCAGGGCGCCTACTTGCGCTTCGGTCAGCACCTCGCCCGTTTCAGCAACATGCCGTTCCAGTGCAGTCAGGCGCTTCTTGAACGATTCGAGATCACGCCGCAGCCAAACAGAGCGTACACCAGAGGGAGAAACAAAGATGCCGCGTTTGCGCAGCTCATTGGATACGCGCACCTGACCAAATGCCGGTTGTTCCAGGGCGAAGGCGGCAACCGCTAATTCTGTGGCCTCTTCAACCCGGTTCTTGTGGTTCGGCTTTCTGCGATTAGCATCGATCAGGGCGTCGACACCACCGTTTTCCATAGCCGACTGATAACGGTAGAAGGTATCGCGGGAAAAGCCCATCACCTTGCAGGCGCGGGACACATTACCGAGTTCAGCAGCCAGATTCAGCAGGCCAACCTTGTGTTTGATAACGTTTTGGTGAAAACTGTTCATGGGGTTACTCCTTGGCGCTTGCGCGCTTTGTTTGATAAAGATTCGCACCTATATCAAACCGGGTAACCTCACCTTTGGCAAGGCCATACTGTCAGATCAAGTCGGAACTACTACATTTGATCCCATGCACTACGGATTGATTCTCGCCGCACTGCTGGTCGCCGGCATCCTGCACTGGCTGGTAGGAAGCGTTTCCATTTCCGTCAGCAACACGCCCGCCATCCAGGATGGCCGTATAACGACTGAAAAATCGCCATGATTATCAATGCAGATCATCAATTGGCAGTACGAATCGACCCCGCCACGTTGCCGTGGCTACCGTCGCCATTGCCCGGCGTCGAGCGTCGCTTGCTTGAACGCGACGGCGCTGAGCAGGCGCGCGCCACATCCATCGTACGCTACCAGCCCGGCGCCGGATTTGCTGCACATAGCCATCCGCTAGGTGAGGATATTTTCGTGCTGGACGGCATATTTCAGGACGAATACGGCGTTTATCCTGCCGGCACCTACATCAAAAATCCGCCCGGTTCCCAACACACGCCATTCAGCGTTACAGGCTGTACCCTGTTTGTGAAATTGCGTTACACGCAGCCGGATGATACGCAACGCATCATCGTCCATACCCATCAAGCGACCTGGCTGCCGGGGCTGGTTGATGGCTTGAGCGTTTTACCGTTGAGCGAATTCAAAGGCGAGCACACGGCATTGGTACGCTGGCAACCCGGTACCCGCTTTCAGCCGCATCGGCATTATGGCGGTGAAGAGATTCTGGTGCTGGACGGCATGTTTCAGGATGAACACGGCGATTACGGCCAAGGCGTCTGGCTGCGCAGCCCGCACCTCAGTGCACACCAACCTTATAGCGAATCGGGATGCACCATATTCGTCAAGG from Sulfuriferula sp. AH1 harbors:
- a CDS encoding FeoA family protein; this translates as MNTSLDHLHPNQSGTIIAIEAGAELTRRMSALGLRLGRRVEVLRIAPWQGPLQIRVGHTELMIRRTDAAKINIQLSA
- the feoB gene encoding ferrous iron transport protein B is translated as MKRIALLGMPNTGKSTFFNRLTGAGARVGNWPGITVDLLSAKVLLAGSMVEIVDLPGIYNLHGFSDDEQVVRHFLESQAVNGLVVILNATQLDRQLALLLQLKSLKVPLTLVLNMADEAKQMGIKIDLERLAADLGVAVTMISAKYGQGFGSIRGAIETVLHDQPKAMHANSDAFHQDDNIEAELDRIISDTVTTPITLPPDLSRRLDKVLLHPWLGLPLFFITVFLLFQLVYGIGTPLQDGAGWLLDQFKTGILEPALSHAPAALKSFIVEGLFDGVGTVLTFLPIIVVFFMFMAIIEDSGYLARAAYLMDAVMAKLGLDGRSFVMQLMGFGCNVPALMGTRVMRSRALRLLTMMVIPFSLCSARLQVFLFFTTAIFAPRAAAVVMFSLYLMSFLMAFLTALVWRGKYRSHEPLLLELPPYRFPTFKQLLAQGWQQSGHFIRGASGFIIAGVIIVWALTHYPFNVPPASPTTLAGQLASWMEPIFAPLGIDRLLSVALLFGFIAKEIVIGALAVIYGAGQNNLAGIIAGQLDWVQAYSFMLFTLIYTPCLSTVAVLKQESKSNWFTVIAVAWPLGLAWVVSFAFYQGARALGL
- a CDS encoding antibiotic biosynthesis monooxygenase — encoded protein: MQHVLIIHEVEAYPAWKAVFDQAAVMRKNAGEISYQLLRYDDDENRIVHFSVWSSLEQARRFLESPELIEIRRKAGVKAPEFIYLQEMERGVL
- a CDS encoding TRAP transporter large permease subunit, whose protein sequence is MSMEWMAPAMFAGLVIVLLMGYPVAFSLAANGLLFAAIGMKLGFFDMSLMQALPERVLGIMANQTLLAIPFFTFMGLILERSGMAEELLDSVGQLFGAIRGGLAYAVIFVGALLAATTGVVAASVIAMGLISLPIMVRYGYDTRLATGVIAASGTLAQIIPPSLVLIVLADQLGVSVGDLYKGALVPSLVLTGFYVLFVFMVTLIKPVAAPALPLTARTLRGWALWRSAMLSIMPPLLLIFLVLGTIFLGWATPTEGGAMGATGALVLAWIKRRLPLDMLKQAMDTTTRLSSFVLFILIGSTVFSLVFRGVNGDLWVEHLLTGLPGGALGFLIVVNLLVFVLAFFLDFFEIAFIIIPLLAPVAQKLGIDLVWFGVLIGINMQTSFMHPPFGFALFYLRSVAPKDIKTTDIYRGAIPFVLIQLAMVVLVIAFPSITGGVPQQTLSKGVIEVPMDEDSYGDYYLPKEWR
- a CDS encoding TRAP transporter small permease subunit, translating into MQGWLRIAHAIDALNEWVGRSIKWLVLLATLISAGNALVRYGLGESSNAGLEIQWYLFGALFLLGAGYTLKHNGHVRIDFIHGRLSPRAQAWLEIVGTVLFLLPFSLLIIWFGWPMFVSAWQSGEMSPDAGGLLRWPVKLLIPAGFSLLALQGVAELIRNIAVLSGYKAAREHTA
- the pmbA gene encoding metalloprotease PmbA yields the protein MSDQFSHTKNELQSLVQDMLDYAKQQGATACAAEASEGMGQSVTVRKGEVETIEYNRDKGIGVTVYIGQRRGNASTSDFSRQALLDTVDKALTIARYTAEDAFAGLPDADRLATVFPELDLFHPWTQSIDEAIAMAGVCEAAALAADPRISNSEGASVNTQNSLFVYGNSLGFSAGYPTSRHGVSCAVIAESEQGMQRDYWYTSARRAADLLSAEEVGRRAGERTVRRLDGRKVKTCQVPVLFEAPVAAGLLSSFVSAISGSSLYRKSSFLLDSLGQSIFPAWLQIGERPHLLRGLASSPFDNEGVATVDREVIRDGVLQGYFLGSYSARKLGMQTTGNAGGNHNLLVSNTGEDFAGLLRKMGTGLLVTELLGHGTNMVTGDYSRGAAGFWVENGVIQYPVEEITIAGNLKQMFKDIVAIGTDTETRGSKQTGSILVAQMTVAGD
- the yjgA gene encoding ribosome biogenesis factor YjgA; translation: MEEIEDEIPVISKSEIKRQMTALQKLGEELIALPKGKLDKLDLPENLRDAIDAAKRITAHGGLSRQKQYIGRLMRIIDARPIAEQLEKWRNHHSEENAVFHQMEHWRTRLIEDDTAITLFIADHPGVDVQQLRTLVRNARREASQQQPPKSSRALFKLIRSIFEQDHPELAAPAEDGADTEDA
- the panD gene encoding aspartate 1-decarboxylase; protein product: MQRTMLKSKLHRVRVTQSELHYEGSCAIDDTLLEAADIREYQQIDIYNVTNGERFTTYAIRAERDSGTISVNGAAAHKASPGDILIIATYATYNEIELERFAPQLVYVDEDNRIKSSRNHIPVQAAQA